The proteins below are encoded in one region of Peribacillus muralis:
- a CDS encoding sigma-54 interaction domain-containing protein, protein MMSDNNVKRILDSIISTSNNNITVTDEKGFILFTNPNHWWIYGIEPDHYLGKSVYQLETEGILSPSISAMVLKEKTPVQIMQHTKTGKIVMSTAYPVFDDDGELIRVVSYTQDQTEIRKLQDQYGQLEKKIQEYQHEVEELREQEELIYRSKEMRQIAKTIHRVSKTDATVMLLGESGVGKSVFARRLHTQSYRSKDPFIEVNCSTIPESLFESEMFGYEAGSFTGAQKHGKQGLVEQADNGTLFLDEIGELPLDMQVKLLNVLQEKRFKRVGGKKEHKIDFRLVTATNQNLEEMVEKGKFRLDLYYRLHVIPIQIPPLRERKEDIAILINHNLEIINKKYNTNKKLHPSTYEILIGHKWSGNVRELENLIERLILTSEDSIIIPSFLPAHLHGQEFPESNDAPFKIDHMKVDDSDLKTALEQVEKWMLMKASKQCKSTYEMAKSLGISQPSVVRKMKKYKGQVPL, encoded by the coding sequence ATGATGAGTGATAACAATGTAAAAAGAATTCTGGACAGCATCATCAGCACTTCCAATAATAATATTACCGTGACGGATGAAAAGGGGTTCATTTTATTTACAAATCCAAACCACTGGTGGATTTACGGTATTGAACCGGACCATTACCTTGGGAAGTCCGTTTACCAGCTTGAAACGGAAGGAATCCTCTCACCTTCGATTTCCGCGATGGTTTTAAAAGAAAAAACGCCTGTCCAAATCATGCAGCATACAAAAACGGGAAAAATCGTCATGTCGACGGCTTACCCCGTCTTTGATGATGATGGTGAACTGATTCGAGTTGTCAGTTATACCCAAGATCAAACGGAAATCAGGAAGCTCCAAGATCAATACGGCCAATTGGAGAAAAAGATCCAAGAATATCAACACGAGGTCGAAGAGCTTAGAGAACAAGAGGAGCTGATTTACCGAAGCAAGGAGATGCGGCAAATTGCCAAAACGATCCACCGTGTTTCCAAAACGGATGCCACAGTCATGCTACTTGGAGAATCGGGAGTTGGAAAGAGCGTATTTGCCCGAAGGCTCCATACCCAAAGCTACCGCAGCAAAGATCCATTCATCGAAGTCAATTGCAGTACCATTCCTGAAAGCCTCTTCGAATCCGAAATGTTTGGGTATGAAGCAGGGTCCTTTACAGGGGCACAAAAGCACGGAAAGCAAGGCTTGGTTGAACAAGCTGATAACGGAACGCTTTTTTTGGATGAAATTGGCGAGCTCCCCTTGGATATGCAAGTGAAATTATTGAATGTCCTGCAAGAGAAGCGGTTTAAAAGGGTGGGCGGAAAAAAAGAGCATAAGATTGATTTTCGACTTGTAACGGCAACCAATCAAAACCTTGAGGAAATGGTCGAAAAGGGCAAATTCAGACTCGATTTATATTACCGCTTACATGTGATTCCCATCCAAATACCGCCTTTACGAGAAAGAAAAGAAGATATTGCCATCTTAATCAATCATAATCTCGAAATCATCAATAAGAAATACAACACAAATAAGAAATTACATCCTTCCACATATGAAATTCTGATCGGGCATAAATGGTCCGGGAATGTGCGAGAATTGGAAAACCTTATCGAACGGCTCATTTTGACATCGGAAGACTCCATCATTATCCCAAGCTTCCTCCCCGCCCATTTGCATGGACAAGAATTTCCGGAGAGTAACGATGCTCCCTTCAAGATCGATCATATGAAGGTGGACGACAGTGACCTTAAGACAGCTCTTGAACAAGTGGAAAAGTGGATGTTGATGAAAGCGAGCAAACAATGTAAATCCACATATGAAATGGCAAAATCCTTAGGCATCAGTCAGCCTTCGGTCGTTAGGAAAATGAAAAAATATAAAGGTCAAGTGCCATTATAG
- a CDS encoding alpha-keto acid decarboxylase family protein gives MENRTLGQYLYDCLREEGITEIFGVPGDYNFSLLDTLEDYEGIEFINGRNELNAGYAADAYARVKGISALITTFGVGEMSASNAIAGAYSENVPLIHIVGSPKSVMQKEKAIAHHTLMDGDFDVFRKVYEHITGYTVILTPENAAREIPAAIMLAKSKKKPVYMVVAIDLVTKPLIFHSEPLENEAKTNQETLQAAVEHIRKMLEPVKKAALLVDMKTLRYNLGGSVQQLAERLNVPVASLMQGKSGFDESHPQYIGVYGGAFGRQEVTKIVEEADCLIAVGPVWSDTNTSKETAKLDPLKMVEIQPDSLKVGAASYMDVKAEDVLHALKDIGFKMEESVAAMAFPYDTMADDPSAPIEAASYYPRIQQMLKEDDIVVTETGTFSYGMSQVRLPKGVTYIAQGGWQSIGYATPAAFGACIADKNRRVLLFTGDGSLQLTAQEISSMLENGCKPIIFILNNDGYTIEKFLNVKVDIDKQTYNEIPAWNYTKLPEAFGKDAFTARVETNRELDEAITNAQDLNGEKLCVIELIVKDPMDGPEYMQKMRQYLEKQEN, from the coding sequence ATGGAAAACAGAACACTGGGACAGTATTTATACGATTGTTTAAGAGAAGAAGGAATTACAGAGATATTTGGTGTGCCTGGAGATTATAATTTTTCATTGCTGGATACCCTGGAAGATTATGAGGGGATTGAATTCATTAATGGAAGAAATGAGCTCAATGCTGGATACGCTGCGGACGCCTATGCCAGGGTGAAGGGCATTTCGGCGCTCATTACCACTTTTGGTGTTGGTGAAATGAGCGCAAGTAATGCAATTGCAGGAGCCTACAGTGAAAACGTGCCGCTCATTCATATCGTTGGGTCGCCAAAGTCCGTTATGCAAAAAGAGAAGGCAATTGCCCATCATACGTTAATGGATGGGGATTTTGATGTTTTTCGTAAAGTGTACGAGCATATCACAGGCTATACAGTCATTCTTACACCCGAGAACGCCGCTAGGGAGATACCGGCTGCCATCATGCTCGCGAAGTCAAAGAAAAAGCCTGTTTATATGGTAGTGGCAATCGACCTTGTAACAAAGCCGTTGATTTTCCACAGTGAGCCATTGGAAAACGAGGCCAAAACGAATCAGGAAACGCTGCAGGCAGCGGTCGAGCATATAAGGAAGATGCTAGAGCCCGTAAAGAAAGCAGCACTGCTTGTCGATATGAAGACACTTCGTTATAACCTTGGGGGATCCGTGCAGCAGCTTGCTGAACGGTTGAATGTTCCAGTCGCTTCGCTAATGCAGGGGAAAAGCGGTTTCGATGAGAGCCACCCTCAGTATATTGGTGTGTATGGCGGAGCCTTTGGAAGGCAGGAAGTGACGAAGATCGTTGAAGAAGCGGATTGCCTCATTGCCGTTGGGCCGGTTTGGTCCGACACGAATACATCAAAAGAGACAGCAAAGCTCGATCCGCTGAAAATGGTCGAGATTCAACCGGACTCTTTGAAAGTGGGAGCAGCCAGTTATATGGACGTCAAGGCGGAGGATGTCCTGCATGCACTCAAAGATATCGGCTTCAAAATGGAGGAATCCGTTGCAGCCATGGCGTTTCCCTATGACACAATGGCCGATGATCCATCGGCTCCAATTGAGGCAGCTTCTTATTATCCGCGAATTCAGCAAATGTTAAAGGAAGATGACATTGTTGTAACGGAAACAGGGACATTCTCTTACGGGATGTCACAGGTAAGGTTACCAAAAGGTGTGACTTATATAGCGCAAGGCGGCTGGCAAAGCATTGGGTATGCCACACCTGCTGCTTTCGGCGCTTGTATTGCGGATAAAAACCGCCGTGTACTTTTGTTTACCGGTGACGGCTCTTTACAGCTAACTGCACAGGAAATAAGCTCGATGCTGGAAAATGGCTGTAAACCTATCATTTTCATTCTCAACAATGACGGTTATACGATCGAAAAATTCTTGAACGTCAAGGTCGATATTGATAAACAGACATACAACGAGATACCGGCGTGGAATTATACAAAATTGCCTGAAGCATTTGGGAAGGATGCCTTCACTGCCAGGGTCGAGACAAACAGGGAACTTGATGAGGCCATCACAAATGCTCAGGATTTGAACGGTGAAAAACTGTGCGTGATCGAACTGATCGTGAAGGACCCTATGGATGGACCGGAGTATATGCAAAAAATGAGGCAGTACCTTGAAAAGCAAGAAAACTAA
- a CDS encoding polysaccharide deacetylase family protein — MVIWMVGFTILLALFLLYTIIPTLLIRVFGWGIIKNTKKNSGVALTFDDGPNPEYTIRLLDLLEKYEVKASFFVVGSKVRHNPEIVKRMHEDGHVIGIHHFDHVSSWILSPFQLKKQLGMTEKAITECTKEKVIFYRPPWGHFNIFTPILSKNYKVIMWSAIFGDWKVDTCKNNLLGQLRTTSNEGEILLLHDCGETLGADKEAPRHMIEKLEIYLRESKEKGTEFVTLRDL, encoded by the coding sequence ATGGTTATATGGATGGTCGGTTTTACTATTTTATTGGCTTTATTTCTACTATATACGATAATCCCTACGTTGCTTATCCGTGTATTCGGATGGGGAATAATCAAGAATACAAAAAAGAATAGTGGGGTAGCGCTAACCTTTGATGATGGACCAAACCCCGAATATACAATCCGATTGCTTGATCTTTTGGAAAAGTATGAAGTAAAAGCTTCGTTCTTTGTGGTGGGTAGTAAGGTGAGGCACAATCCTGAAATCGTTAAACGAATGCATGAGGATGGGCATGTGATTGGAATCCATCATTTTGATCATGTTTCAAGTTGGATCCTTTCACCATTTCAATTAAAGAAGCAGCTGGGCATGACCGAAAAGGCAATAACTGAATGTACCAAGGAAAAGGTCATTTTTTATAGACCTCCATGGGGACACTTCAATATTTTCACACCTATTCTTAGCAAGAACTATAAAGTGATCATGTGGTCGGCCATTTTCGGTGATTGGAAAGTGGATACATGCAAAAATAATCTCCTTGGGCAATTACGTACAACCTCCAATGAAGGTGAGATTTTACTGCTTCATGACTGTGGTGAAACACTGGGGGCGGATAAGGAAGCACCGAGGCATATGATTGAAAAATTGGAAATTTATTTACGTGAAAGTAAAGAAAAGGGAACGGAATTCGTCACTTTAAGAGACTTATAA
- a CDS encoding DedA family protein gives MNIDTILHFINIYGYLIIFLFLFLGIVGIPAPEESLLFLIGVLIAQHKLSFGPSLSSAFLGAFTGMLAAYVCGKYVGYPFIDKYGKYVGITNERWEKTKINYMENIQKTVIFGFYIPGMRQISPYFAGISRIPFRKFFLLSLLGTFLWTVPFIVAGYYLGNAFNINPQYVPYLGVLFLFIFVFYVTFKYIKRKKQKSNN, from the coding sequence ATGAATATCGATACGATTTTACATTTCATTAACATATATGGATACCTGATCATTTTTTTGTTTTTGTTCCTTGGCATCGTTGGTATTCCTGCTCCAGAGGAATCACTCCTTTTTTTAATTGGAGTGTTGATCGCCCAACATAAACTCTCCTTCGGGCCATCGTTATCATCCGCTTTTCTTGGTGCTTTTACAGGGATGCTCGCAGCTTATGTTTGTGGGAAATATGTGGGGTACCCATTTATCGATAAATATGGAAAGTACGTAGGAATTACCAACGAGCGTTGGGAAAAGACAAAAATAAATTATATGGAAAATATCCAAAAGACGGTCATTTTTGGATTTTATATACCGGGTATGCGGCAAATCAGCCCTTATTTTGCAGGGATATCCAGAATCCCTTTCCGTAAATTTTTCCTGCTGTCCTTATTGGGCACTTTTCTCTGGACTGTCCCCTTTATAGTGGCTGGATATTATTTGGGTAATGCATTTAATATAAACCCGCAATATGTTCCGTATCTGGGTGTTCTTTTCTTATTTATTTTTGTATTTTATGTCACTTTCAAATATATTAAAAGAAAGAAACAAAAGTCCAATAATTGA
- a CDS encoding MGDG synthase family glycosyltransferase — MKKVLFLPLFRMQSGHHQVAEALMDMLEKHSNGIVLKKVDLISYTNNSLEKMLTNGYLKWIRYAPETYDLAYKNLFYVPSSREWALKWYQPIFLRKMEQLIAEENPDLIVCTHGFPSYLLSQLKMKGKCDIPIINVYTDYFINNVWGTQGIDAHFLPSQEVKEKLMNMRHIPKQRMMVTGIPVHEEITKIASEQKNSNRPKILISGGNSGLGGILNVAAELKSSIEFDYVVLCGNNIKLYDEIDSWNLAHIKPLTYITSRVEMNKLYEEVNAIVTKPGGVTISEALRKRLPIFVHSMLPGQEAINLKYLKEQKLVFELNQKWPFEQQMKETLKNQEIMEKWNTSIESYHKEIELDKPEGIVEVMKLIIDLEKASEFPYMTSQTKVI; from the coding sequence ATGAAAAAGGTTCTGTTTTTACCTCTCTTTCGAATGCAGTCAGGACATCATCAAGTAGCTGAGGCATTAATGGATATGTTGGAGAAGCATTCAAACGGTATCGTTTTAAAAAAAGTGGATTTGATAAGCTATACAAACAATTCTTTAGAAAAAATGCTGACAAACGGTTACTTAAAATGGATCAGGTATGCACCAGAAACCTATGATCTCGCCTATAAAAACCTTTTTTATGTCCCTTCATCCAGGGAGTGGGCATTAAAATGGTATCAACCTATATTCCTGAGAAAAATGGAACAATTGATTGCCGAGGAAAACCCGGATTTAATCGTGTGTACGCATGGTTTCCCTTCATATCTTTTGAGCCAGTTAAAGATGAAAGGGAAATGCGACATTCCCATCATTAACGTTTACACAGACTACTTCATTAATAATGTGTGGGGGACACAAGGAATAGATGCCCACTTTCTCCCAAGCCAAGAAGTGAAAGAAAAGTTAATGAACATGCGTCACATTCCGAAACAACGGATGATGGTCACAGGAATTCCCGTCCATGAGGAAATTACAAAAATCGCCAGTGAACAAAAAAATTCGAATCGGCCAAAAATTTTAATATCGGGGGGAAATAGCGGTCTAGGCGGGATTTTAAATGTAGCAGCTGAGTTAAAGAGTTCGATCGAGTTTGATTACGTGGTGCTTTGTGGCAATAATATTAAATTGTATGATGAAATCGATTCATGGAATTTAGCTCATATCAAGCCTTTAACCTATATAACATCAAGAGTTGAAATGAATAAGCTTTATGAAGAGGTAAACGCAATCGTTACAAAGCCGGGCGGTGTCACCATAAGCGAAGCATTACGTAAAAGGCTGCCGATTTTCGTTCATTCCATGCTGCCGGGCCAGGAAGCGATAAATCTAAAATATCTAAAAGAACAAAAGCTTGTATTCGAGCTCAATCAGAAATGGCCATTTGAACAGCAAATGAAGGAAACGTTGAAGAACCAGGAAATAATGGAGAAATGGAACACTTCGATCGAGTCCTATCATAAGGAAATTGAACTTGATAAGCCTGAGGGGATAGTGGAAGTGATGAAGTTGATCATTGATCTTGAAAAAGCCAGTGAATTTCCGTATATGACCAGTCAAACCAAAGTCATTTAA
- a CDS encoding DNA-3-methyladenine glycosylase, with amino-acid sequence MTNKTNHSILPVDFYEQPTLELAKSLLGCLLVKKTADGTASGFIVETEAYMGPLDRAAHSFGNRRTKRTEVMYGMSGLIYTYVMHTHTLVNVVSGGIDNPEAVLIRAVEPYSGLELMQERRGIADIRKWTDGPGKLTKALGITMEDYGQSFTAPPLYLAAGKQPEHISSGPRIGIDNTGEAKDYPWRFWVTGSPYISRTIKKRMMPSPSK; translated from the coding sequence ATGACGAATAAAACGAACCATTCAATCTTACCAGTCGATTTTTATGAACAACCCACTCTTGAGCTGGCCAAATCCCTTCTCGGGTGCCTGCTTGTAAAAAAGACTGCGGATGGCACCGCTTCTGGATTCATCGTTGAAACCGAAGCCTATATGGGTCCTCTTGACAGGGCCGCACATAGTTTTGGAAATAGGAGGACAAAACGGACGGAAGTGATGTATGGCATGTCCGGATTGATTTATACATACGTCATGCACACTCATACACTGGTCAATGTCGTAAGCGGCGGGATTGATAATCCGGAAGCCGTTTTGATCCGGGCGGTTGAGCCTTACTCAGGTCTTGAATTAATGCAGGAAAGGCGCGGAATTGCCGACATTCGCAAATGGACTGATGGACCTGGGAAGCTGACAAAAGCACTGGGCATCACCATGGAGGATTATGGCCAATCCTTTACGGCTCCCCCTCTTTATCTTGCTGCTGGAAAGCAGCCTGAACACATCTCCAGCGGCCCCCGCATCGGTATTGACAACACTGGGGAAGCCAAGGATTATCCGTGGCGTTTTTGGGTGACTGGGAGCCCGTACATATCCCGCACCATAAAAAAAAGGATGATGCCATCCCCTTCCAAGTAA
- a CDS encoding MDR family MFS transporter → MQMEKKAVNTRLVLAGLIIGMFFSSLEQTIVGTAMPTIIGELNGFTIFAWVTTAYLIASTTVVPIVGKLSDLYGRRSLYLLGTIIFTIGSFLCATATSMEQLIIYRGLQGIGGGMIMPLSQTIIGDIFSAEQRAKWQGVFGGLFGLSSVIGPFLGGLIVDHISWHWIFLINVPTGLLSAILIYVGLKHESISKTEKVNIDYLGIFTLIPGIVLLLLGLTFGGDKFEWVSLESLLIFGFTLIFIALFIIFERKAVEPILDLSLFKNRVFATTNILGFLLGLGMFGAIMFVPLFMQGVLGVSPTKAGSTMTPMMVGLILSSIVGGRLLLKFRFRTVLTFGMAFATLGFFLMSTMDGSTTIFTAYSFMAVLGIGMGLVMPTLMIAVQNEFPKSQLGSVTAASTFFRSIGGTMGITILNAVMNHNLQQNMDDAAGSEKNPLLHEALTALADKTDKLFNIMLYPENLKVPAEVSSVLIKTIENAWIDAFSSVFVTGIFFVAAGILVALSVGSGRIKKDQETEKDLS, encoded by the coding sequence ATGCAAATGGAGAAAAAAGCAGTCAATACCAGGCTTGTCTTGGCAGGGTTGATCATTGGAATGTTTTTCAGTTCATTGGAACAAACGATAGTCGGTACGGCCATGCCGACAATTATCGGGGAATTGAATGGCTTTACCATTTTTGCTTGGGTAACGACTGCCTATTTAATAGCTTCAACGACTGTTGTACCGATTGTTGGGAAGCTCTCTGATCTATATGGCAGGCGTTCACTCTACCTTCTTGGTACGATCATCTTCACGATTGGTTCATTCCTATGTGCCACTGCCACTTCCATGGAGCAATTGATCATTTACAGGGGGCTGCAAGGCATAGGCGGCGGGATGATCATGCCCTTATCCCAGACGATCATCGGCGATATCTTCTCAGCTGAACAAAGAGCCAAATGGCAAGGAGTATTCGGTGGCCTTTTTGGGTTAAGTTCCGTCATTGGACCTTTTCTTGGCGGCTTGATCGTAGACCATATCAGTTGGCACTGGATTTTTCTCATCAATGTCCCGACAGGGTTATTATCCGCCATCCTGATTTATGTCGGGTTGAAGCATGAGTCGATCAGTAAAACGGAGAAAGTGAATATTGATTATCTTGGCATCTTCACCTTGATACCTGGTATCGTCCTATTATTATTGGGGTTGACATTCGGTGGTGATAAGTTCGAATGGGTATCACTTGAATCTCTCTTGATTTTCGGCTTTACTCTCATCTTCATCGCTCTATTCATCATATTTGAAAGAAAAGCAGTTGAACCGATCCTTGATTTATCTCTTTTTAAAAATCGGGTTTTTGCCACTACCAATATTTTAGGATTCTTGTTGGGACTCGGTATGTTCGGTGCGATCATGTTCGTTCCGCTGTTCATGCAAGGAGTGCTGGGCGTATCACCTACAAAAGCAGGATCGACCATGACCCCCATGATGGTCGGCTTAATTCTTTCCAGTATCGTAGGCGGAAGGTTGTTACTGAAATTCCGTTTTCGCACAGTACTTACCTTTGGAATGGCCTTTGCTACCCTAGGCTTTTTCCTCATGAGCACGATGGACGGCAGTACGACCATTTTCACTGCTTATTCCTTCATGGCCGTTTTGGGAATTGGAATGGGGCTAGTCATGCCGACATTGATGATTGCCGTTCAAAATGAATTTCCGAAATCACAGCTTGGCTCGGTCACAGCGGCCTCCACCTTCTTCCGATCAATAGGAGGAACGATGGGCATCACGATTCTGAACGCAGTCATGAATCATAATCTTCAGCAAAATATGGATGATGCTGCAGGTAGTGAAAAGAACCCACTCTTGCACGAGGCACTGACGGCACTGGCGGATAAAACGGATAAATTATTCAACATCATGCTTTATCCCGAAAATCTTAAAGTGCCTGCGGAAGTTAGCAGCGTCCTGATAAAAACGATCGAAAATGCTTGGATTGATGCTTTTTCCAGTGTTTTCGTCACAGGTATCTTTTTTGTTGCCGCAGGCATATTAGTGGCACTTTCCGTGGGTTCCGGAAGAATCAAAAAAGATCAAGAAACGGAAAAAGACCTAAGTTGA
- the proC gene encoding pyrroline-5-carboxylate reductase — protein sequence MNKRIGFIGCGKMGEAILEGILLAEVISPDRIMVSTASMGSMTKITTKHKVKGTIDNAEVAAFADILFLGIQPAMHKQVLEEVKDHMKGSTVIITMAAGINISLIENSFERKVKVVRTMPNTPSLVGEGLTAISLNDEITDDDIAAVTALLNSFGKTEILHEDMMDAVPAISGSSPAYVYMFIEALADGGVRDGIPRKQAYRMAAQAVMGAAKMVLETEKHPAALKDDVCTPGGSTIAAVAALEEAQLRSGILRAMKACTDKTKGIGQ from the coding sequence ATGAATAAAAGAATAGGTTTTATTGGCTGCGGTAAAATGGGTGAGGCCATACTGGAGGGCATTTTACTGGCTGAAGTCATTTCGCCCGATCGAATCATGGTAAGTACAGCAAGCATGGGTTCCATGACGAAGATCACGACGAAACATAAGGTTAAAGGCACCATCGATAATGCAGAAGTTGCCGCTTTTGCCGACATTCTCTTTTTAGGAATTCAGCCTGCCATGCATAAGCAAGTGCTTGAAGAGGTGAAGGATCATATGAAAGGAAGCACCGTAATCATTACCATGGCGGCGGGGATCAATATTTCCCTGATAGAAAACAGCTTCGAAAGGAAAGTGAAGGTCGTAAGGACGATGCCAAATACTCCTTCCCTTGTGGGTGAGGGCTTGACAGCCATAAGCCTTAACGATGAGATTACGGATGATGATATAGCAGCTGTAACGGCACTTTTGAATAGCTTTGGGAAAACGGAGATCCTCCATGAGGATATGATGGATGCAGTTCCAGCCATCAGCGGCTCATCACCTGCATATGTATACATGTTCATCGAAGCGCTGGCTGATGGAGGGGTTCGTGATGGCATTCCACGAAAACAAGCATACCGTATGGCAGCACAAGCTGTAATGGGGGCTGCTAAAATGGTGCTTGAAACGGAAAAACATCCAGCCGCATTAAAAGATGATGTCTGCACTCCTGGTGGTTCAACGATAGCTGCAGTAGCTGCCTTGGAAGAGGCTCAGCTTAGATCTGGCATATTACGAGCGATGAAGGCCTGTACAGATAAAACGAAAGGGATCGGCCAATAA
- a CDS encoding FAD-binding oxidoreductase: MNQYIEQLKKILTDEQVTVNATLLEQHSHDESYHTPQLPDMVIYPKDTAEVSAVMRYANEHDIPVIPFGLGSSLEGHVVPVKGGISLDMSLMNQVLEIRENDFLVKVQPGVTRTQLNKELKRYGLFFSVDPGADATLGGMAATNASGTTSVKYGIMRDQVRDLEVVLANGEVIHTGSLATKSSSGIHLSGLFVGSEGTLGVFTELTLKVYGIPEVTMAGRATFPTVEQAVSAVNGIMLAGIPIARIELVDAESIKKVNQFMDKAYDVKPTLFLEFHGNFAGLEQDVQFAKEIVGDFGCGDIQFEMDSKARNALWEARHNLAYAFIHSAPGKKLMVTDVSVPLHELSNAILETRKKVEWSKVEGAIVGHVGDGNYHVLFMIDLNNPEEVKEAQRLNGEIVEYALSKGGTCTGEHGVGLGKSKYQKREHGAAYEVMKTIKYSLDPKGIMNPGKIFVD, encoded by the coding sequence ATGAACCAGTACATAGAGCAACTAAAGAAGATTTTGACGGATGAGCAAGTAACGGTTAATGCAACTTTATTGGAACAGCACAGTCATGATGAATCGTACCATACTCCACAATTACCAGACATGGTCATATATCCTAAAGATACGGCAGAAGTTAGTGCAGTTATGAGGTATGCGAATGAACATGATATACCGGTGATTCCTTTTGGGCTAGGATCAAGCTTGGAGGGGCATGTCGTTCCAGTCAAAGGAGGGATTTCCCTAGATATGTCCTTGATGAATCAAGTGTTGGAAATCAGGGAAAATGATTTCCTCGTGAAGGTACAGCCAGGCGTGACAAGGACACAGCTCAACAAAGAATTGAAAAGGTATGGACTGTTCTTTTCCGTTGATCCAGGCGCCGATGCGACACTGGGGGGGATGGCTGCAACGAATGCAAGTGGTACGACCTCGGTCAAATATGGGATAATGCGTGATCAAGTCAGAGATCTGGAAGTTGTCCTGGCAAATGGTGAAGTGATCCATACCGGCAGCTTAGCGACAAAATCATCCTCAGGCATACATTTGAGTGGATTGTTTGTAGGATCGGAAGGGACGTTAGGTGTATTTACTGAGCTGACACTCAAGGTATATGGAATCCCTGAGGTCACCATGGCAGGAAGAGCAACCTTTCCGACCGTCGAACAAGCAGTATCTGCGGTTAATGGCATCATGCTTGCTGGAATCCCGATTGCCCGAATTGAATTGGTTGATGCCGAGTCGATAAAAAAGGTTAATCAATTCATGGATAAAGCCTATGACGTCAAACCTACCTTGTTTCTGGAGTTTCACGGCAATTTTGCCGGTTTGGAACAGGATGTCCAATTCGCTAAGGAAATCGTAGGTGATTTTGGCTGTGGGGATATCCAGTTTGAAATGGATTCTAAAGCACGGAATGCATTGTGGGAAGCCCGCCACAATCTCGCATATGCATTCATTCATAGTGCTCCGGGCAAGAAGCTGATGGTGACCGATGTAAGCGTGCCCCTTCATGAATTGTCGAATGCCATCCTCGAAACGAGGAAGAAGGTCGAATGGTCCAAAGTGGAGGGAGCGATCGTAGGCCATGTTGGGGATGGCAATTATCATGTTTTGTTCATGATTGATTTAAACAACCCAGAGGAAGTGAAAGAGGCGCAGAGGTTAAATGGAGAAATCGTTGAATATGCCTTATCGAAAGGCGGCACTTGTACGGGCGAGCATGGTGTCGGTCTTGGAAAATCGAAGTATCAGAAAAGGGAGCACGGAGCCGCCTACGAAGTGATGAAAACGATTAAATATTCACTAGATCCGAAAGGAATAATGAACCCAGGTAAAATTTTCGTAGATTAA